The proteins below are encoded in one region of Pedococcus aerophilus:
- a CDS encoding Lrp/AsnC family transcriptional regulator has protein sequence MILDDLDRRVLTLFTDHPQMGVLGASRELGVARGTVQARLDRLVSRGVIRSWAPQLDPASMGYPVSAFCTLEIRQGRGHSPVVEHLEGIPEVLEAHTITGSGDVFIHIVARDNADLQRVIDAVVDDRHVVRANTTISLATRIPLRTLPLVQAGG, from the coding sequence ATGATCCTCGACGACCTCGACCGCCGCGTGCTGACCCTGTTCACCGACCACCCGCAGATGGGTGTCCTCGGGGCCTCGCGGGAGCTCGGCGTGGCGCGGGGGACGGTGCAGGCGCGCCTCGACCGGCTGGTCTCGCGCGGCGTGATCCGGTCGTGGGCCCCGCAGCTCGACCCGGCCTCGATGGGCTACCCCGTCTCGGCGTTCTGCACCCTCGAGATCCGCCAGGGGCGCGGTCACTCCCCCGTGGTCGAGCACCTCGAGGGGATCCCCGAGGTGCTCGAGGCGCACACGATCACCGGCTCGGGCGACGTCTTCATCCACATCGTGGCCCGAGACAACGCCGACCTCCAGCGCGTCATCGACGCCGTGGTCGACGACCGCCACGTGGTCAGGGCCAACACGACGATCTCGCTGGCGACCCGTATCCCGCTGCGGACTCTCCCGCTGGTGCAGGCGGGCGGCTGA
- a CDS encoding RDD family protein has translation MQTPTHAGWFDDPENDQQLRYFDGVVWTKHTTPRSTRQASSAPAQPGQQQYPGQGHPPQYPGQTQSASSQGSQGSTGGQGQAPSGDAPQGRTPAQQGQQQGGWQAPNPQFPGTPQSGQWNAPQGQPQQGQQPYPGHGQYPQHYGQQGQPYPGQPGQQHPGQQAPWNAPGYGGFVTGPTTPDGQPLATFWQRVGAYLIDGIIQFLLVLVFAGWLLVRALGPVLDDFRRAIETNDPAAFETINTTGLDYGSLIAFALISAAIQFGYSVLFLSRTGATPGKAVLGISVRLRERPGVPSVGVAARRTSVQTALSLLSNIPVLGNIAGLAALLDLLWPAWDDKKQALHDKFAATNVVKGKQQR, from the coding sequence ATGCAGACCCCCACGCACGCCGGCTGGTTCGACGACCCCGAGAACGACCAGCAGCTGAGGTACTTCGACGGCGTCGTGTGGACGAAGCACACCACGCCCCGGTCGACGCGGCAGGCGTCGTCGGCGCCGGCCCAGCCCGGGCAGCAGCAGTACCCCGGTCAGGGCCACCCCCCGCAGTACCCCGGTCAGACGCAGAGCGCCTCCAGCCAGGGCAGCCAAGGCAGCACCGGCGGCCAGGGCCAGGCCCCGTCGGGTGACGCCCCGCAGGGCCGGACCCCGGCGCAGCAGGGTCAGCAGCAGGGCGGTTGGCAGGCCCCGAACCCGCAGTTCCCCGGTACGCCCCAGTCAGGGCAGTGGAACGCCCCGCAGGGCCAGCCCCAGCAGGGGCAGCAGCCGTACCCCGGGCACGGGCAGTACCCCCAGCACTACGGCCAGCAGGGTCAGCCGTACCCCGGGCAGCCCGGGCAGCAGCACCCCGGCCAGCAGGCGCCGTGGAACGCCCCCGGCTACGGCGGTTTCGTCACCGGACCCACGACCCCGGACGGTCAGCCGCTGGCCACCTTCTGGCAGCGTGTCGGGGCGTACCTCATCGACGGGATCATCCAGTTCCTGCTGGTGCTGGTGTTCGCCGGCTGGCTTCTCGTGCGGGCGCTCGGGCCGGTGCTGGACGACTTCCGCCGCGCGATCGAGACCAACGACCCCGCGGCATTCGAGACGATCAACACGACGGGCCTCGACTACGGCTCGCTGATCGCCTTCGCCCTGATCTCGGCGGCCATCCAGTTCGGGTACTCCGTGCTGTTCCTGTCGCGCACGGGGGCCACTCCCGGAAAGGCGGTCCTGGGCATCAGCGTGCGACTGCGTGAGCGTCCCGGGGTGCCCAGCGTCGGCGTGGCAGCGCGGCGCACGTCGGTGCAGACCGCCCTCAGCCTGCTGTCGAACATCCCGGTGCTCGGCAACATCGCCGGACTCGCCGCCCTGCTGGACCTCCTGTGGCCGGCCTGGGACGACAAGAAGCAGGCGCTGCACGACAAGTTCGCGGCGACGAACGTCGTCAAGGGCAAGCAGCAGCGCTAG
- the hppD gene encoding 4-hydroxyphenylpyruvate dioxygenase, with protein sequence MTDTTLDLTPQEREANLDIEQLKQLVGLVEYDESKDPFPVTGWDSIVFVVGNATQTAHYYMSAWGMELVAYAGPENGQRDHKSFVLKSGSIRFVVNGAVTPDSPLIAHHAKHGDGVVDIALEVPDVDKCVAQAKAAGARVVREAEDISDEHGTVRIASIATYGETVHSLVDRSRYTGPYLPGYVAKASTFAKRDGAPKRLFQALDHIVGNVELGKMEEWVTFYNKVMGFVNMAEFIGDDIATDYSALMSKVVANGNHRVKFPLNEPAIAKKKSQIDEYLEFYGGPGAQHLALATNDILRTVDELRKEGVEFLDTPDSYYEDEELRARIGNVRVPIEELQSRKILVDRDEDGYLLQIFTKPLGDRPTVFFEIIERHGSLGFGKGNFKALFEAIEREQDARGNL encoded by the coding sequence ATGACGGACACCACCCTTGACCTGACCCCGCAGGAGCGCGAGGCGAACCTCGACATCGAGCAGCTGAAGCAGCTCGTCGGGCTCGTGGAGTACGACGAGTCGAAGGACCCGTTCCCGGTCACCGGGTGGGACTCCATCGTCTTCGTCGTCGGCAACGCGACCCAGACCGCGCACTACTACATGTCCGCGTGGGGCATGGAGCTCGTGGCCTACGCAGGACCCGAGAACGGCCAGCGCGACCACAAGTCGTTCGTGCTGAAGTCCGGCTCGATCCGCTTCGTCGTCAACGGTGCCGTCACCCCCGACAGCCCGCTCATCGCCCACCACGCCAAGCACGGCGACGGCGTCGTCGACATCGCCCTCGAGGTCCCCGACGTCGACAAGTGCGTCGCCCAGGCCAAGGCGGCCGGCGCCCGTGTCGTCCGTGAGGCCGAGGACATCAGCGACGAGCACGGCACCGTGCGCATCGCCTCCATCGCCACCTACGGGGAGACGGTGCACAGCCTCGTCGACCGGTCCCGCTACACCGGTCCCTACCTGCCGGGCTACGTCGCGAAGGCGTCGACCTTCGCCAAGCGCGACGGTGCCCCGAAGCGGCTCTTCCAGGCCCTCGACCACATCGTCGGCAACGTCGAGCTCGGCAAGATGGAGGAGTGGGTCACCTTCTACAACAAGGTGATGGGCTTCGTGAACATGGCCGAGTTCATCGGCGACGACATCGCCACCGACTACTCCGCGCTGATGTCCAAGGTCGTCGCCAACGGCAACCACCGCGTGAAGTTCCCGCTCAACGAGCCGGCGATCGCGAAGAAGAAGAGCCAGATCGACGAGTACCTCGAGTTCTACGGCGGCCCCGGCGCCCAGCACCTGGCCCTCGCGACGAACGACATCCTGCGCACCGTCGACGAGCTCCGCAAGGAGGGTGTGGAGTTCCTCGACACCCCGGACTCCTACTACGAGGACGAGGAGCTGCGCGCCCGCATCGGCAACGTCCGCGTGCCGATCGAGGAGCTGCAGAGCCGCAAGATCCTCGTCGACCGTGACGAGGACGGGTACCTCCTGCAGATCTTCACCAAGCCCCTCGGCGACCGCCCCACCGTGTTCTTCGAGATCATCGAGCGGCACGGCTCGCTGGGCTTCGGCAAGGGCAACTTCAAGGCGCTGTTCGAGGCCATCGAGCGTGAGCAGGACGCCCGCGGCAACCTCTGA